The following proteins come from a genomic window of Ferviditalea candida:
- a CDS encoding adenine deaminase C-terminal domain-containing protein, giving the protein MRPADLYIKGGTVINVYSGEFLRMNVAIYKNRIAYVGEGEQSIGENTRILNAEGKYVSPGYIEPHAHPWVIYNPISLMSKVVPLGTTTVVHDNLFFYLRMGPEGFGRMLDDLTDLIGNNLWLVRLVSQAEYPGERDWYNETDIRRLLDRKDVVGTAEVTRWPLLYKGDPMILDTIDYAKSLGKISDGHTAGCSYEKLNSIVDAGISACHEAITANEALDRLRLGMWTTLRNSSLRPDFPEIIKMITKQKVSTHRVLMTTDGPHPAFIEDEGCVDVLLRKAVEMGVSPMQAIQMATINAAVYLGMDEQIGGISPSRLADVLILPDLVSFRPETVIAGGEVVAEGGKLSAALPQLDWHRYMEKNPFGIKKERLQDLNLYRYPHYTADGPVPVASFRSTVITRKKEMDLPIRSGCVDLSKDSGLMYASLIERGGQWVSHAILENFATTLEGMASTYNTTTQLLTIGNHPEAMSKAAMRVLELGGGIVLVEGGEVVLEIPLPLTGMMTTSSDFGKAVEYQNALLSAVQDRGYPFHDILYTLLFLTCDFLPGLRLVPLGLYDVRADEVLKPARTM; this is encoded by the coding sequence CTCCGGATGAATGTCGCAATCTATAAAAACCGCATCGCTTATGTCGGGGAAGGCGAACAGTCAATTGGAGAAAACACAAGAATCCTGAATGCGGAAGGGAAATATGTTTCTCCCGGATATATTGAACCCCATGCTCATCCTTGGGTAATCTACAACCCGATCAGCCTCATGTCAAAGGTTGTTCCGCTTGGCACCACCACCGTCGTGCATGATAATTTATTCTTTTATTTGCGGATGGGACCTGAAGGATTCGGGAGAATGCTGGATGATCTGACAGATCTTATAGGCAACAATTTATGGCTTGTCCGTCTCGTTTCCCAAGCTGAATACCCGGGAGAAAGGGATTGGTATAACGAAACGGATATCAGGAGATTGCTGGATCGGAAAGATGTTGTAGGAACCGCGGAAGTGACAAGGTGGCCGCTTCTGTATAAAGGAGATCCGATGATCCTTGATACGATTGATTATGCGAAGAGTCTTGGGAAGATTTCCGATGGGCATACGGCGGGATGCTCTTATGAAAAGCTGAATTCGATTGTTGACGCTGGAATCAGCGCCTGTCATGAAGCGATCACTGCAAACGAGGCGTTGGACAGACTGCGGCTCGGGATGTGGACGACATTGCGAAACAGTTCGCTTCGGCCCGATTTTCCGGAGATTATCAAGATGATTACCAAGCAGAAAGTATCGACACATCGCGTGTTGATGACTACGGATGGACCGCATCCCGCATTCATTGAAGACGAGGGATGTGTGGATGTGCTGCTGAGGAAAGCAGTAGAAATGGGTGTATCTCCGATGCAGGCGATACAGATGGCCACGATTAATGCCGCTGTATATCTGGGAATGGATGAACAGATAGGAGGAATTTCTCCTTCGAGATTGGCTGACGTGCTTATTCTTCCCGACCTTGTTTCGTTCAGGCCTGAAACGGTGATCGCCGGAGGAGAAGTAGTGGCCGAGGGGGGAAAGCTGTCTGCAGCGCTTCCGCAGTTGGATTGGCATCGTTATATGGAAAAAAATCCTTTCGGGATCAAGAAAGAACGTTTGCAGGATTTGAACCTGTACAGGTATCCGCACTATACGGCTGACGGACCCGTGCCGGTGGCCAGCTTCCGCAGCACAGTTATTACCCGCAAAAAGGAAATGGATCTGCCGATCCGCAGCGGATGCGTAGACCTGTCCAAAGATTCCGGGCTCATGTATGCCAGCCTTATTGAACGGGGCGGACAATGGGTATCGCATGCCATACTTGAAAACTTCGCAACAACGCTTGAAGGGATGGCCAGTACCTATAATACGACCACGCAGTTGCTGACCATCGGCAATCATCCCGAAGCGATGTCAAAGGCCGCCATGCGAGTGCTTGAACTTGGCGGAGGAATCGTCTTGGTGGAAGGTGGGGAGGTTGTTTTGGAAATACCGCTTCCGTTGACGGGAATGATGACGACAAGCTCGGACTTCGGCAAAGCGGTCGAGTATCAGAATGCCTTGCTGTCCGCTGTGCAGGATCGCGGTTACCCTTTTCATGACATTCTGTATACGTTGTTGTTCCTGACCTGCGATTTTTTGCCCGGGCTTCGCTTGGTTCCGCTGGGATTGTATGATGTTCGTGCGGACGAAGTGCTCAAACCGGCACGAACAATGTAG